GGAACGTCTTTGTTCAGATCGAAATAGGACAAAGTAGCACTATAAGTCAGATATGAAGTCGATGATAGTGGATCAAACACAAAGTCAGTGACGTTTTCGGATATTACTGAAATAACCTGATTGTTCGATTTGTCCTCATAAATATGGATGACTCTTTTCAAATCAGAGTCATACGTGATTGTGGAAACAGCGGATTGGATCTCTAGACTATCGTCCGGTACTCCGGAGTACAACGTAATTGTCCTAACTGGCTCATCCACCAAATTCTCGTCAAACTCGAATGGTGCTAGCGCGGTAAATTGCCTCGAAATTATGTAATTGAGCGATGAATGCAATCTAGCTATTTGCTCGTCTATGGCCATCGAAGCATTAGTCATTTTCGAAATCTTAAGAGACTGAGTAGAAACAATCCCAACAATAAGTAAAACGATTGTTGAGACGGTAAGTGCAATTAGCAACTCCATCAAAGTCATACCCTTTCTTCGCGCTTCATTAATCTTATCCAATGACTTCCTCCAGTTCAATCTAGTCACTTGCCCTCTGCAACAAAAATCATTACGTCTTCCATCACAATCGCACCTAATCAGTATCAGTAGTCAATATGAATTACGTCAGGAGTACGGTTAGGCA
This Mesotoga sp. BH458_6_3_2_1 DNA region includes the following protein-coding sequences:
- a CDS encoding type II secretion system protein J, with protein sequence MDKINEARRKGMTLMELLIALTVSTIVLLIVGIVSTQSLKISKMTNASMAIDEQIARLHSSLNYIISRQFTALAPFEFDENLVDEPVRTITLYSGVPDDSLEIQSAVSTITYDSDLKRVIHIYEDKSNNQVISVISENVTDFVFDPLSSTSYLTYSATLSYFDLNKDVPILTRQAGGAVRFY